A part of Onthophagus taurus isolate NC chromosome 7, IU_Otau_3.0, whole genome shotgun sequence genomic DNA contains:
- the LOC111424572 gene encoding pre-mRNA-splicing factor 38, translating into MANRTVKDAKSVHGTNPQYLIEKIIRSRIYDSKYWKEECFALTAELLVDKAMELRFVGGVHSGNVKPTPFLCLTLKMLQIQPEKDIVVEFIKNEEFKYVRALGAFYMRLTGSSLDCYKYLEPLYNDNRKLRRQDRSAQFELVHMDEFIDDLLRADRVCDVILPRIQKRHVLEENNEIEAKVSALEDDLDEEIEFEEEKFKVENVGKKKEEKERHKEKKRDRSRSRSKERRREKDKEKYRKEKEKKDRKEKDRKRDDDRKRDDERRRDDDRRRDDRRRDDDRKRDDERRRDRDRDRYR; encoded by the coding sequence ATGGCAAATCGAACTGTAAAAGATGCGAAATCCGTTCACGGTACAAACCCTCAatatttaatcgaaaaaatcATCCGTTCTCGTATTTACGACTCAAAATATTGGAAAGAAGAATGTTTTGCTTTAACTGCAGAGCTTTTAGTTGATAAAGCTATGGAATTACGTTTTGTGGGTGGTGTACATAGTGGTAATGTAAAACCAACCCCTTTTCTCTGTTTAACCTTAAAAATGCTTCAAATCCAACCTGAAAAGGATATCGTCGTCGaattcataaaaaacgaaGAATTTAAATACGTTAGAGCATTAGGTGCTTTTTATATGCGTTTAACGGGATCTTCATTAGATTGTTACAAATATTTGGAACCTTTGTACAATGATAATCGTAAATTACGACGTCAAGATCGTTCAGCTCAATTCGAATTGGTTCACATGGACGAGTTTATTGATGATTTATTAAGAGCCGATCGAGTTTGTGATGTTATTTTACCAAGAATACAGAAAAGACAcgttttagaagaaaataacgAGATAGAAGCCAAAGTTTCCGCTTTAGAAGATGATTTGGATGAAGAAATAGAGTTTGAAGaggaaaaatttaaagttgaaaatgtcgggaagaaaaaagaagagaaAGAGAGGCACAAAGAAAAGAAGAGGGACAGGAGTAGGAGTAGATCTAAAGAAAGGAGAAGAGAAAAGGACAAGGAAAAGTATCGAAAGGAGAAGGAGAAGAAGGACAGGAAGGAAAAGGATAGGAAAAGAGATGATGATCGAAAACGAGATGACGAAAGGCGAAGAGATGATGATCGAAGGAGGGATGATCGAAGAAGGGATGATGATAGAAAGAGAGATGATGAAAGGAGGAGAGATAGAGATCGTGATAGATAtcgataa